The following proteins come from a genomic window of Nitrospirota bacterium:
- a CDS encoding energy-coupling factor ABC transporter permease produces MHISEGILPFHWAALWFAAAVPFVAYGLWRL; encoded by the coding sequence ATGCACATATCGGAGGGCATACTGCCTTTCCACTGGGCGGCCCTGTGGTTTGCCGCGGCAGTGCCTTTCGTGGCCTACGGGCTCTGGAGGCTCA